A portion of the Paenibacillus marchantiae genome contains these proteins:
- a CDS encoding enolase C-terminal domain-like protein, whose translation MAKITRIECIRTRHDGSWTIVKISTDQDGLYGLGSASDLYNPEAVVQVIEQLLAPLLVGRDASQIEDLWHLMHMSGYWRNGAIFHTAIGGIDMALWDIKGKEANLPVYQLLGGACRSAVPCYGHAGGADISELKEDVSRFMEEGYTVIRVQMGGYGGGGFVSGKDANLPREPWSSGPVFDEHAYLHAIPDMFEKLRLEFGNGIQFTHDVHEHLSPIHAIQLSKRLEPYHLFFLEDALAPEQIGWYRQLRQQSATPQAVGELFVNPQEWTGLIQEKLIDFIRVRVSKAGGISACRKIATLGEAYGVRTAWQEGGENDPVNQAAAVHLDMALWNFGIQEINHFKPHELQAFPGHIVREGGYLYPSNKPGLGIELDEVKAKSLLSDSWDPNKYHRPYPLDRKADGTLVRP comes from the coding sequence ATGGCTAAAATTACACGGATAGAATGCATACGTACAAGACACGACGGAAGCTGGACCATTGTGAAGATTTCGACGGATCAGGATGGTCTTTACGGATTGGGTTCTGCTTCCGATCTTTATAATCCCGAAGCGGTGGTTCAGGTCATCGAACAACTGCTGGCACCATTACTCGTGGGAAGGGATGCATCCCAAATTGAAGATTTGTGGCATCTCATGCATATGAGCGGATATTGGAGAAATGGGGCAATATTTCATACGGCCATTGGTGGAATTGACATGGCCCTGTGGGATATCAAGGGCAAGGAAGCGAATCTACCGGTATATCAATTGTTAGGAGGGGCCTGCCGTTCGGCAGTTCCCTGTTACGGCCATGCCGGTGGTGCTGATATCAGCGAGCTGAAAGAAGATGTATCTCGTTTTATGGAAGAAGGATACACGGTCATTCGAGTGCAGATGGGAGGTTACGGTGGCGGGGGATTTGTCAGCGGCAAGGACGCGAATTTGCCACGCGAGCCCTGGAGCAGCGGTCCTGTATTCGATGAACATGCGTATCTGCATGCCATCCCTGACATGTTCGAGAAGTTGCGCCTGGAATTTGGTAATGGGATTCAGTTTACTCACGATGTGCATGAGCATTTATCCCCCATTCATGCCATTCAGCTGTCGAAGCGGCTTGAACCTTATCATCTTTTCTTTCTGGAAGATGCACTTGCTCCGGAACAGATCGGATGGTATCGACAGCTTCGTCAACAGAGTGCTACGCCGCAGGCAGTGGGAGAATTATTTGTTAATCCTCAGGAGTGGACGGGTCTGATTCAAGAGAAGTTGATCGATTTTATCAGAGTTCGAGTATCGAAAGCAGGCGGAATCAGCGCTTGTCGCAAGATCGCTACGCTGGGCGAAGCCTACGGAGTACGAACAGCCTGGCAGGAGGGTGGGGAGAATGATCCTGTTAACCAGGCAGCTGCTGTCCATCTGGATATGGCCCTGTGGAACTTTGGTATCCAGGAAATCAATCATTTTAAACCTCATGAGTTGCAGGCATTCCCCGGACATATCGTCAGAGAGGGAGGATATCTATACCCTTCCAATAAACCGGGACTGGGCATTGAACTGGATGAAGTGAAGGCCAAATCATTACTAAGTGACTCATGGGATCCCAACAAATATCATCGGCCGTATCCTCTGGACCGCAAAGCGGATGGAACATTGGTGCGACCCTAA
- a CDS encoding NAD-dependent epimerase/dehydratase family protein — protein MKTIAVTGGGGKLGSQVIEKLQLQGHDVVSLDKHLSDRVRCKQIIVDLNDYGQVVGALAGVNAIIHLAAIPAPLHYPHSYIFANNTLSGYHVLEAASLLGIKKVVMGSSESSYGFAWANKPFAPDYFPVDEQHPQQPQECYGLSKIVNEVTAEMFHRRSGMQVISLRFSMIVGPGEYRHLAIAKAETFKHILWSYIDIRDAVDACLAALHADYDGAVHVNVTANDTLSDRQTTELLATFYPDVKDLRTPFSSREAIVSNGMVKELLSWGPKHSWADEEQE, from the coding sequence ATGAAGACGATTGCAGTTACAGGTGGAGGCGGAAAGCTGGGTTCACAAGTCATTGAGAAGCTGCAATTACAAGGTCATGATGTCGTATCGCTGGATAAACACCTGTCAGACCGGGTGCGTTGCAAACAGATCATTGTCGACCTGAACGATTATGGTCAAGTCGTGGGAGCGCTTGCCGGAGTAAATGCGATCATCCATCTAGCAGCGATTCCTGCGCCGCTTCACTACCCTCACAGCTATATTTTCGCTAATAATACACTTTCCGGATACCATGTGCTGGAAGCAGCCTCTTTGCTCGGTATAAAAAAGGTGGTCATGGGCTCCAGTGAATCATCCTACGGGTTTGCCTGGGCCAACAAACCCTTCGCTCCCGATTATTTCCCGGTGGATGAACAGCATCCGCAACAGCCACAGGAATGTTACGGCCTGTCTAAGATCGTTAATGAGGTCACTGCAGAGATGTTTCATCGTAGAAGCGGGATGCAGGTAATTTCCCTCCGTTTTTCAATGATTGTCGGACCAGGAGAGTACAGACATTTGGCTATTGCGAAGGCGGAAACGTTCAAGCACATATTGTGGAGCTACATTGATATTAGGGATGCCGTGGATGCTTGTTTGGCTGCTCTGCACGCCGATTATGATGGGGCTGTTCACGTTAATGTTACCGCTAATGATACGTTAAGTGATCGGCAAACGACAGAATTGCTCGCCACCTTTTATCCCGATGTAAAAGATCTACGGACACCTTTCTCTAGTCGAGAAGCCATTGTTAGTAATGGAATGGTGAAAGAGCTTCTGTCCTGGGGCCCGAAGCATTCGTGGGCGGATGAAGAACAGGAGTAG